The genomic DNA TAATAGCGCTGATACGGCTTCAATTGTGACATCACGTTTCGTAATACCAGTACCACCATTTGTTAATACAACATCTACGTCTTCCCTATGATAACCAGCTAACACTGCTTGCTGAATACTCTCTTTATCATCTTTTACAATTTCATAAGAAGTCACTGTATGTCCTGCTTCTTTTAACAATTCATGTAATAATTGTCCACTCTTATCTGTCTCTTCCGTACGTGTATCAGAAATCGTCACGATCTTACATCGCACTTCTTTTGGAGCTTGTTTTTTATGTTCATTGACACTCATTTTTCCTCTTCCTTTCTTAAAGACTTTTCTTCATTTTATCATACATATCTTTACACAATTATGTATGAAGCCGATGATGCATCATGATACAATATAAGTATACTGATCCACAAAAAGGAAAATAAAAAACATTCTTTCTTATCCCCCTAGACTTCACATCATTAGCTAACCTTTAACTTTTCTTATATTTTCTACATAGTAGAATTCAGTTTTTAAAATTGCACTACCAAATAAATCGGAGGTCTACATATTATGGAACTATATAAAAAATTAACAACAACATTCATCCTCTTATTTGTTGCTTCCATCACTGTCGGTTTTTCTCTAAAA from Bacillus basilensis includes the following:
- a CDS encoding molybdenum cofactor biosynthesis protein B, whose translation is MSVNEHKKQAPKEVRCKIVTISDTRTEETDKSGQLLHELLKEAGHTVTSYEIVKDDKESIQQAVLAGYHREDVDVVLTNGGTGITKRDVTIEAVSALLHKEIVGFGELFRMISYLEDIGSSAMLSRAIGGTIGRKVVFSMPGSSGAVRLAMNKLILPELGHITFELHRQ